The Streptomyces sp. SS1-1 genome has a segment encoding these proteins:
- a CDS encoding MaoC family dehydratase: MAEPRIFTGADDLKAAVGEQLGYTDWLEVDQKRIDTFAEATGDHQWIHVDPEKAAAGPFGTTIAHGYLTLSLLPLFGPQLISVEGVRMGVNYGTNKVRFPAPVPVGSRLRATAVITDVTDVPGGVQVSVAFTVEREGGDKPVCVAESVSRYYL, translated from the coding sequence ATGGCAGAGCCGAGGATCTTCACCGGCGCCGACGACCTGAAGGCGGCGGTGGGCGAGCAGCTGGGGTACACGGACTGGCTGGAGGTCGACCAGAAGCGGATCGACACCTTCGCCGAGGCCACCGGGGACCACCAGTGGATCCACGTGGACCCGGAGAAGGCCGCCGCCGGCCCGTTCGGGACGACGATCGCCCACGGCTATCTCACGCTGTCGCTGCTGCCGCTGTTCGGCCCGCAGCTGATCTCCGTGGAGGGCGTGAGGATGGGCGTCAACTACGGCACCAACAAGGTGCGTTTCCCCGCCCCGGTCCCGGTGGGCTCGCGGCTGCGCGCCACCGCCGTCATCACGGACGTCACGGACGTGCCGGGCGGGGTGCAGGTCAGCGTCGCCTTCACCGTGGAGCGCGAGGGCGGGGACAAGCCGGTCTGCGTGGCCGAGTCGGTGTCCCGGTACTACCTCTAG